One window from the genome of Mumia sp. ZJ1417 encodes:
- a CDS encoding alkaline phosphatase — MTRTQPEPALGRRALLRGAAAVGAGAVVLGSGAASATARTTSRSAPALVRAGRPSLTHGVQAGDVLTRQATLWSRADRPARLVAEIARDSSFRKAVTLRGPVVTPESDLTGRFTVRGLPAGADLHYRIRAVDLRDPRRSSAPEVGHLRTASARGEDVRFLWSGDIAGQGWGVNPSYGGFRIVDAMARRQADFFLCSGDNVYADGPLTETVTLPDGSLWRNVVIDEKTKVAETLDEFRGQFKYNLMADNWRQFLADTPQVTQWDDHEVTNNWYPGEILTDARYTEKRVDVLAERGRRAFHEYMPVAPLSPDPDGRLYRVLHLGPMLDLFVLDMRTHKDPNTPGAEAERDGGVLGPTQTRWLIRELERSRATWKVIAADLPIGLVVPDGTAQEGIGQGDPGAPRGRELDLAPVLTALQRLGIRNHVWLTADVHYTAAHHYSPDRAAYQDFDPFWEFVSGPLNAGAFGPNALDATFGPRTEFVAAPPRANTSPAEGWQFFGEVEIDGRTEELTVTLRDIEGAALFQRTLSPHRR, encoded by the coding sequence ATGACTCGCACTCAGCCCGAACCTGCCCTCGGCCGCCGTGCGCTGCTGCGCGGTGCGGCCGCCGTCGGGGCCGGCGCCGTCGTCCTCGGCTCCGGCGCCGCTTCTGCCACCGCCCGTACGACCTCCCGCTCCGCGCCCGCGCTCGTCCGGGCCGGCCGCCCTTCGCTCACCCACGGCGTCCAGGCCGGCGACGTGCTCACCCGGCAGGCCACGCTCTGGTCACGCGCGGACCGTCCCGCGCGGCTCGTCGCTGAGATTGCCCGCGACAGCTCGTTCCGCAAGGCCGTCACGCTCCGCGGTCCTGTCGTCACGCCCGAGTCCGACCTCACCGGTCGCTTCACCGTCCGGGGCCTTCCGGCGGGCGCCGACCTCCACTACCGCATCCGCGCCGTCGACCTTCGGGACCCGCGTCGCTCGAGCGCCCCCGAGGTCGGCCACCTCCGTACGGCTTCGGCCCGGGGCGAGGACGTGCGCTTCCTCTGGTCCGGCGACATCGCGGGGCAGGGCTGGGGGGTGAACCCTTCGTACGGAGGTTTCCGCATCGTCGACGCGATGGCGCGTCGTCAGGCCGACTTCTTCCTGTGCAGCGGCGACAACGTCTACGCGGACGGGCCTCTCACCGAGACCGTGACCCTGCCCGACGGCTCGCTCTGGCGCAACGTGGTCATCGACGAGAAGACGAAGGTCGCGGAGACTCTCGACGAGTTCCGCGGGCAGTTCAAATACAACCTCATGGCCGACAACTGGCGGCAATTCCTCGCCGACACCCCGCAGGTCACGCAGTGGGACGACCACGAGGTCACCAACAATTGGTATCCCGGTGAGATCCTCACCGACGCCCGCTACACCGAGAAACGCGTCGACGTGCTCGCCGAGCGCGGGCGGCGCGCCTTTCACGAGTACATGCCCGTCGCACCGCTCTCACCGGACCCCGACGGACGCCTCTACCGTGTCCTGCACCTCGGTCCCATGCTCGACCTGTTCGTCCTCGACATGCGTACCCACAAGGATCCGAACACGCCCGGCGCCGAGGCCGAGCGCGACGGCGGCGTTCTCGGGCCCACGCAGACCCGCTGGCTGATCCGTGAGCTCGAGCGCTCGCGGGCGACGTGGAAGGTGATCGCCGCGGACCTGCCCATCGGCCTCGTCGTCCCAGACGGCACCGCTCAGGAGGGCATCGGCCAGGGGGATCCTGGCGCTCCGCGCGGGCGCGAGCTCGACCTCGCCCCCGTGCTCACCGCGCTGCAGCGGCTCGGCATCCGCAACCACGTATGGCTCACCGCGGACGTCCACTACACCGCGGCCCACCACTACTCCCCCGACCGTGCCGCGTACCAGGACTTCGACCCGTTCTGGGAGTTCGTCTCCGGCCCGCTCAACGCCGGGGCGTTCGGCCCCAACGCGCTCGACGCGACCTTCGGCCCCCGCACGGAGTTTGTGGCGGCGCCCCCGCGAGCGAACACCTCGCCGGCGGAGGGCTGGCAGTTCTTCGGCGAGGTCGAGATCGACGGGCGTACGGAGGAGCTGACCGTCACCCTGCGCGACATCGAGGGTGCGGCGCTGTTCCAGAGGACCCTGTCACCCCACCGCCGCTAG
- a CDS encoding hemerythrin domain-containing protein, protein MSSSAIDLGRPVSGDVIDLILDDHRRFEDLLRQLRDASADRDAVRRAFAALHVAHAEAEEKEVYPTLRRRDAIDAHEEEHGEEEHAEGNQALLAVLELKGTDTQAFDDAVEELARVVNHHLTEEELTILNPAREGVAERTRQSLGEAFARERNAQVDSDCGRLENVRAIVARDKQKGLLDDEE, encoded by the coding sequence ATGTCTTCCTCCGCCATCGACCTCGGACGCCCCGTTTCAGGCGACGTCATCGACCTGATCCTCGACGACCACCGGCGCTTCGAGGACCTCCTGCGCCAGCTGCGCGACGCCAGCGCCGACCGCGACGCCGTACGACGCGCCTTCGCCGCGCTGCACGTCGCCCACGCGGAGGCCGAGGAGAAGGAGGTCTATCCGACGCTTCGACGTCGTGACGCCATCGACGCGCACGAGGAGGAGCACGGTGAGGAGGAGCATGCCGAGGGCAACCAGGCCCTGCTGGCCGTGCTGGAGCTGAAGGGGACGGACACCCAGGCCTTCGACGACGCCGTCGAGGAGCTGGCGCGGGTGGTGAACCACCACCTGACCGAGGAGGAGCTGACGATCCTCAACCCGGCACGCGAAGGCGTCGCGGAGCGCACTCGGCAGTCGCTCGGTGAGGCGTTCGCCCGCGAGCGGAACGCGCAGGTCGACTCCGACTGCGGGCGGCTCGAGAACGTCCGCGCGATCGTCGCGCGCGACAAGCAGAAGGGGCTCCTCGACGACGAGGAGTGA
- a CDS encoding AMP-binding protein: protein MADDESGGTLRPVSGTPREVEAALREWLFAQAEPESLIIRTSGSTGKPKDVLLSRRAVTASAHATHARLGGPGQWLLDLPAQYVAGVQVIARSTLAGERPVVVGEHASLVHAIAAMDGPRRYASLVPTQLHRLAEAGQLGALASLDALLVGGAALDPALRARAAEAGVRVVRTYGMSETAGGCVYDGVPLDGVALRIDVERRVWLAGPVLFDGYDGDPEATAEALHDGWLRTSDLGELDADGRLRILGRTDDVVISGGVNIALPRVAEALRRVDGVTDAVAVGVPDPEWGQRVVAVVAGDASLDALRDGVEAADLPRTWAPRRAVFVDAVPLLEHGKVDRRAVQALAENA from the coding sequence GTGGCAGACGACGAGTCCGGTGGCACGCTGCGCCCAGTGAGCGGGACCCCTCGCGAGGTCGAGGCGGCACTGCGCGAGTGGCTCTTCGCGCAGGCCGAGCCAGAGTCGCTGATCATCCGCACCTCGGGCTCCACCGGCAAACCCAAGGACGTACTGCTCTCGCGCCGCGCGGTCACGGCGTCGGCGCACGCAACCCACGCGCGCCTCGGCGGACCGGGCCAGTGGCTGCTCGACCTACCCGCCCAGTACGTCGCGGGCGTGCAGGTGATCGCCCGCTCGACCCTCGCCGGAGAGCGGCCCGTCGTCGTCGGGGAGCACGCGAGCCTCGTCCACGCGATCGCGGCCATGGACGGTCCCCGCCGGTATGCCTCGCTCGTCCCCACCCAGCTCCACCGCCTCGCGGAGGCCGGGCAGCTCGGCGCGCTCGCCTCGCTCGACGCCCTGCTCGTCGGCGGGGCAGCGCTCGACCCCGCGCTCCGCGCCCGCGCAGCCGAGGCCGGGGTGCGGGTCGTGCGCACGTACGGGATGAGCGAGACCGCGGGCGGTTGCGTCTACGACGGGGTGCCGCTCGACGGCGTCGCCCTGCGGATCGACGTCGAGCGCCGGGTGTGGCTCGCCGGACCGGTGCTCTTCGACGGGTACGACGGCGACCCCGAAGCCACCGCCGAGGCGCTGCACGACGGCTGGCTCCGTACGTCCGACCTGGGCGAGCTCGACGCCGACGGGCGCCTGCGGATCCTCGGGCGTACCGACGACGTCGTGATCTCCGGGGGCGTCAACATCGCCCTCCCGCGCGTCGCGGAGGCGCTGCGCCGGGTCGACGGTGTCACCGATGCCGTCGCCGTCGGTGTGCCCGACCCCGAGTGGGGCCAACGGGTGGTCGCCGTCGTCGCCGGAGACGCCTCTCTCGATGCGCTGCGCGACGGGGTCGAGGCCGCGGACCTTCCTCGTACGTGGGCGCCGCGCCGCGCCGTCTTCGTCGACGCCGTCCCGCTGCTGGAGCACGGCAAGGTCGACCGCCGGGCCGTACAAGCGCTCGCCGAGAATGCCTGA
- a CDS encoding dienelactone hydrolase family protein, translating to MPDIDLSRTAVPDASRHLRGYLAEPTSPGPWPGVVLIHEAFGLDDNMRRHADRLAEMGYATLAVDLYSDGGARRCLVATCRAFLSGKGRAFSDIDAARQWLVDRKITTGKVGVIGFCLGGGFALLVAGRGGYDAASVNYGLIPKDLDDVVAASCPVVASYGTKDRTVRNGAAQLETALTAAGVPHEISEYDGAGHAFLNDAQGGPRVLQPVLRVAGIGPDPEAAPQAWRRIGAFFAEHLR from the coding sequence ATGCCTGACATCGACCTGAGCCGCACCGCAGTCCCTGACGCGTCCCGTCACCTGCGCGGCTACCTCGCCGAACCCACTAGTCCCGGCCCCTGGCCGGGGGTGGTTCTCATCCACGAGGCGTTCGGGCTCGACGACAACATGCGCCGTCACGCCGACCGGTTGGCGGAGATGGGGTACGCGACGCTGGCGGTCGACCTCTACAGCGACGGCGGCGCGCGGCGGTGCCTCGTCGCGACCTGCCGCGCGTTCCTCAGCGGCAAGGGGCGCGCCTTCTCCGACATCGACGCGGCCCGCCAGTGGCTGGTGGACCGCAAGATCACGACCGGCAAGGTCGGCGTGATCGGGTTCTGCCTCGGCGGCGGCTTCGCGCTGCTCGTCGCGGGCCGGGGCGGCTACGACGCGGCCAGCGTGAACTACGGCCTCATCCCCAAGGACCTCGACGACGTCGTGGCAGCCTCGTGCCCGGTCGTGGCGTCGTACGGCACGAAGGACCGCACGGTCCGCAACGGCGCGGCGCAACTCGAGACCGCGCTCACCGCGGCAGGCGTCCCGCACGAGATCAGCGAGTACGACGGCGCGGGGCACGCCTTCCTCAACGACGCGCAGGGTGGGCCGCGCGTGCTCCAGCCCGTGCTGCGCGTCGCCGGGATCGGCCCCGACCCCGAGGCCGCACCGCAGGCGTGGAGGCGGATCGGCGCGTTCTTCGCCGAGCACCTGCGCTGA
- a CDS encoding 1,4-dihydroxy-2-naphthoate polyprenyltransferase, translating into MATASQWIAGARPRTLPAAVAPVVAGTGAALYADGAVWWKAVVCLLLSLALQVGVNYANDYSDGVKGTDDDRVGPMRLVGSGAASASTVKHAAFACFGVGGALGLVLAATSGWWLLLVGVAAIAAAWFYTGGSRPYGYHALGEVSVFLFFGLVAVLGTTYVQLGEFTGPSLAASIGIGALACAILVANNIRDIPTDTVSGKQTLAVVLGDRGSRVFFVILLVVALVTVWWLASYTPAALFGLLAFPWALRAATPIARGERGLGLLPTLRDTGIAELVYAIGIAVGLTLGA; encoded by the coding sequence GTGGCAACAGCATCGCAGTGGATCGCAGGCGCCCGGCCCCGTACGCTCCCGGCCGCGGTCGCTCCCGTGGTCGCCGGCACCGGCGCCGCGCTCTACGCCGACGGCGCCGTCTGGTGGAAGGCGGTCGTCTGCCTCCTCCTCTCGCTCGCCCTCCAGGTCGGGGTGAACTACGCCAACGACTACTCCGACGGCGTCAAGGGCACCGACGACGACCGTGTGGGCCCGATGCGGCTGGTGGGGTCGGGCGCGGCGAGCGCGAGCACGGTCAAGCATGCGGCCTTCGCGTGCTTCGGCGTCGGCGGAGCACTCGGGCTGGTGCTCGCCGCGACGTCCGGCTGGTGGCTCCTGCTCGTCGGCGTCGCTGCGATCGCCGCCGCTTGGTTCTACACCGGGGGCTCGCGCCCGTACGGCTACCACGCGCTCGGCGAGGTCAGCGTCTTCCTGTTCTTCGGGCTGGTCGCCGTGCTCGGCACGACCTACGTCCAGCTCGGCGAGTTCACCGGCCCGAGCCTCGCGGCGTCGATCGGCATCGGCGCGCTCGCGTGCGCGATCCTCGTCGCCAACAACATCCGCGACATCCCGACCGACACCGTCAGCGGCAAGCAGACGCTCGCCGTGGTGCTCGGCGACCGCGGCTCCCGGGTCTTCTTCGTGATCCTGCTCGTCGTCGCGCTCGTCACCGTCTGGTGGCTCGCCTCGTACACGCCCGCCGCGCTGTTCGGTCTGCTCGCGTTCCCGTGGGCACTGCGAGCGGCGACGCCGATCGCACGCGGCGAGCGCGGCCTCGGTCTCCTGCCGACGCTGCGCGACACCGGCATCGCCGAGCTCGTGTACGCGATCGGGATCGCCGTCGGGCTCACGCTCGGCGCCTGA
- a CDS encoding diacylglycerol kinase family protein, translating into MSTGRTEARGFTALVNPISGKRAAQDAWEPVAALLREAGEDVVTVVTESAVHAAEASAVAAREGRVAVAVGGDGMVRDVAGGVVAASGTMAIVPGGRGNDFAHKLGVPDDAAGLAEMLLGGRVREVDVMEADGVVVPGNLYVGVDSRATRIINRLRRVPAIVAYRAGGPLAMITWRAPTFTLTTDDGTREVRAHSVIAANSGWYGHGLKIVPSAEVDDGLIDVMVARTDGLGRRNMASYMSEARTGRHVERDAVDVHRTTVLTISADAAVPLCMDGDEIGTLPVTVRLRAGALRLVVPG; encoded by the coding sequence ATGAGCACCGGTCGTACGGAGGCCCGTGGGTTCACCGCGCTGGTGAACCCGATCTCCGGCAAGCGCGCGGCGCAGGACGCGTGGGAGCCGGTGGCGGCGCTGCTGCGTGAGGCGGGCGAGGACGTCGTGACGGTGGTGACCGAGAGCGCGGTGCATGCCGCTGAGGCCTCTGCCGTCGCCGCGCGCGAGGGGCGGGTCGCCGTCGCCGTCGGTGGTGACGGCATGGTGCGCGACGTGGCCGGCGGTGTCGTCGCCGCCTCCGGGACGATGGCGATCGTGCCGGGCGGGCGGGGCAACGATTTCGCGCACAAGCTCGGGGTTCCGGACGATGCGGCGGGGCTGGCCGAGATGCTGCTCGGCGGCCGCGTGCGCGAGGTCGACGTGATGGAGGCGGACGGCGTCGTCGTCCCGGGCAACCTGTACGTCGGTGTGGACTCGCGGGCGACCCGGATCATCAACCGCCTTCGTCGGGTGCCGGCGATCGTGGCGTACCGGGCGGGCGGGCCGCTGGCGATGATCACCTGGCGGGCTCCGACGTTCACGCTCACGACCGACGACGGCACGCGCGAGGTGCGGGCGCACAGCGTGATCGCGGCGAACTCCGGCTGGTACGGCCACGGGCTGAAGATCGTGCCGTCGGCCGAGGTGGACGACGGGCTGATCGACGTGATGGTGGCGCGCACCGACGGGCTCGGCCGGCGCAACATGGCCTCCTACATGTCTGAGGCGCGGACGGGGCGCCACGTCGAGCGCGACGCCGTCGACGTGCACCGGACGACGGTGCTCACCATCAGCGCCGACGCCGCGGTGCCTTTGTGCATGGACGGCGACGAGATCGGCACGCTGCCGGTGACCGTACGGCTCCGTGCGGGCGCGCTGCGGCTGGTCGTGCCGGGGTAG
- a CDS encoding DUF2252 domain-containing protein: MVRRLIADERDAGRAARKVMPRRTHGEISSYDRDPVALLDSQNAHRIADLVPVRWGRMLQSPFAFYRGSAALMAADLATGPSTGMQVVACGDAHLANFGLYASPERRIVFDLNDFDEASNAPWEWDVKRLAASVVVAGRDLGFDDATTTRAATGVAAEYRSRLAELFARSALERYYASIDTTWLDEHMADHGRGLLRKTLKKARRRTSEHVLHSLTTTDESGRTRIVDDPPLVRHPPVEAAALAEDVLAEYAKVLRSDIAMLVGQFALVDVAMRVVGVGSVGTQAYIALLEGPGGPPLFLQVKEASESVLASYGGIPAVPPAGTQLPADAGEGARVVGAQRILQAVSDPFLGWFAGPRRSFYVRQLRDMKGSIDLAALTASELVNYGRLCASQLARAHAQSPTAAFVAGYLGSSESFDEAIARWAVAYADQVERDHAALEAAADAGRIPVERGV, from the coding sequence ATGGTCCGACGACTCATCGCCGACGAGCGCGATGCCGGGCGCGCGGCGCGCAAGGTGATGCCGAGGCGAACCCACGGCGAGATCTCGTCGTACGACCGGGATCCGGTCGCGCTGCTCGACAGCCAGAACGCTCACCGCATCGCCGACCTTGTGCCGGTGCGGTGGGGGCGGATGCTGCAGTCGCCGTTCGCGTTCTATCGGGGGAGCGCGGCGCTGATGGCCGCCGACCTCGCGACCGGTCCGTCGACCGGCATGCAGGTGGTCGCGTGCGGTGACGCGCACCTGGCCAACTTCGGGCTCTACGCGTCCCCGGAACGCCGGATCGTGTTCGACCTCAACGATTTCGACGAGGCCAGCAACGCTCCGTGGGAGTGGGACGTCAAGCGCCTCGCCGCGAGCGTGGTCGTCGCGGGACGCGACCTCGGTTTCGACGATGCGACGACCACGCGGGCGGCGACGGGGGTTGCCGCGGAGTACCGAAGCCGCCTCGCCGAGCTCTTCGCGCGGTCCGCACTCGAGCGCTACTACGCCTCGATCGACACGACGTGGCTGGACGAGCACATGGCCGACCACGGTCGCGGGTTGCTCCGCAAGACGCTCAAGAAGGCGCGTCGCCGGACGTCCGAGCACGTGCTCCACTCGCTCACCACCACCGACGAGAGCGGCCGCACCCGGATCGTCGACGACCCGCCGCTCGTCCGGCACCCCCCGGTCGAGGCCGCCGCGCTCGCCGAGGACGTCCTGGCCGAGTACGCGAAGGTGCTGCGGTCCGACATCGCGATGCTTGTCGGGCAGTTCGCCCTCGTCGACGTGGCGATGCGGGTCGTGGGGGTCGGAAGCGTCGGCACGCAGGCGTACATCGCGCTGCTCGAAGGGCCCGGCGGACCACCCCTGTTCCTGCAGGTCAAGGAGGCGTCGGAGTCTGTGCTCGCCTCGTACGGAGGTATCCCGGCCGTGCCACCGGCCGGGACCCAGCTGCCCGCCGACGCCGGGGAGGGAGCGCGCGTGGTCGGTGCGCAACGCATCCTGCAGGCCGTCTCCGACCCATTCCTCGGCTGGTTCGCCGGGCCGCGGCGCTCGTTCTACGTTCGGCAGCTGCGTGACATGAAGGGCTCGATCGACCTGGCGGCGCTGACCGCGAGCGAACTGGTGAACTACGGCCGGCTGTGCGCCTCGCAGCTCGCCCGCGCACACGCGCAGAGTCCGACGGCGGCGTTCGTGGCCGGCTACCTCGGCAGCTCGGAGTCGTTCGACGAGGCGATTGCCCGTTGGGCCGTCGCGTACGCCGACCAGGTCGAGCGTGACCATGCCGCGCTGGAGGCGGCCGCCGACGCGGGGCGCATCCCGGTCGAGCGGGGGGTCTGA
- a CDS encoding TMEM175 family protein translates to MRSERGLDRLLAFSDAVVAIALTLLVLPLVDVVSRANGADSVLDLVSDEGDAFVSFAISFLVIWVLWGNHHAMMEHFRSYDGGVVALHFVWLLTIVLLPFTTQLLDASDGIAGAAPTYVGTLLVAIAALVALGWWGRWRPTLLRDDEDTARWVAEPSGVATVALLVVALGVTIAVPSIGIYALFLLFLTGPLEHLSAAWRRRGTA, encoded by the coding sequence ATGCGGTCCGAACGCGGCCTCGACCGGCTCCTCGCCTTCAGCGACGCCGTCGTCGCGATCGCGCTGACGTTGCTCGTCCTCCCGCTGGTCGACGTCGTCTCCCGGGCGAACGGTGCCGACAGCGTGCTCGACCTGGTGTCGGACGAGGGCGACGCGTTCGTGAGCTTCGCGATCAGCTTCCTCGTCATCTGGGTGCTGTGGGGCAACCACCACGCGATGATGGAGCACTTCAGGTCGTACGACGGCGGGGTCGTCGCGCTGCACTTCGTGTGGCTGCTGACGATCGTGCTGCTGCCGTTCACCACCCAGCTGCTCGACGCCTCGGACGGGATCGCTGGCGCGGCACCGACCTACGTCGGGACGCTGCTGGTCGCGATCGCGGCGCTCGTGGCGCTGGGATGGTGGGGTCGGTGGCGCCCGACGCTGCTGCGTGACGACGAGGACACCGCGAGATGGGTGGCGGAGCCGTCGGGCGTCGCGACCGTCGCGCTGCTCGTGGTCGCGCTCGGCGTCACGATCGCCGTGCCCTCGATCGGGATCTATGCGCTGTTCCTGCTGTTCCTCACGGGCCCGCTCGAGCATCTGAGCGCGGCGTGGCGCCGGCGCGGCACCGCATGA